Genomic segment of Candidatus Deferrimicrobium sp.:
TTTCCGGCGAACCCGTTCTCGGCCAGCGCGGAATAGATGTGCGCCTTGTGGTGCTGCAGTGCGAAGAGGCGGCCCGCACCGGCGCGATCGGCGAACGCGGTGGTGAAGTACGCGGGGTGCAGGTCGTGGCACGCGGCGCGCGGCCGGGCGTCGAGGAACTGGAGGAAGAACCGGTAGGTCTCCTCGTAGAAGTCGCGCACCGGCGCCTGCTCCAGGTCCCCGATATGCTGGGACAGGTACGCCGCGTCCCTCTTGATGAAACAGAAGGTGCTTTTCAGCTCGCCGCCCAGCCCCACGACGTCCGGGAAGGAGCGGGGCAGGGTCACGGGGGCCGGGACGAACCCCCGCGCGCGGCGGATCGGGTAGATCCCCCGGCCCACGCGGCGTACCACGGAGTCGTCGGACCGCTGTACGACCTCGCGGTCGTGAAGGAGGAAGAGGTCTGCGATCCCGCGCAGGCGCGACATCGCCTCGTCGTTCCCGATCGCGATCGGCTCGTCGGTCGCGTTGCCGCTCGTCATCACCAGCGGTCGGTCCGCGCGGTCCAGGAGCATCCGGTGCAGCGGCGTGTACGGGAGGAAGATCCCCGTTGTCGGCAGCCCCGCCGAAACCGACGGGGCAAGGGGGGATCGGCCGCGCGAGGGAGCGAGGAGGACCGGGGCCCGCGGGGAGCGGAGGATCGCCTCGTCTGCGGCTTTGATGGACGCGGCGGCGCGAACGGAACCGACGTCCCGGAACATCACAGCGAACGGCTTTTCCTCGCGGCGCTTCCGCTGCCGCAGCGCGCGCACGGCGTCGTCGTTCGTCGCGTCGACGGCGAGCTGGAAGCCGCCGAGTCCACGGATCGCCGCGATCGACCCGGCGAGAATCGCCCGCGTCACCTCCCCGATCGGGTCGTCGGTATCCACCGGCGCGCCGTCGCCGTCGCGCACGGATAGACGCGGCCCGCAGGCGGGGCAGGCGTTCGGCTCCGCGTGGAAGCGGCGGTCGAGGGGATCCCCGTACTCTTTTCGGCAGGCGGCGCACATCGGGAAGGCGGCCATCGATGTGCGCTCCCGGTCGTAGGGGAGGGAGGTCACGATGGTGAACCGCGGCCCGCAATTCGTGCAGTTGGTGAACGGGTACCGGTGGCGGCGATCCGCGGGATCGGCGAGCTCCCGCAGGCATCCGGGGCATGTCGCGATGTCCGGGGGGATCGTGGAAAGGGCGATCCCGTCGCGGCGGCTCGCCCGGATCGTGAACCCCGGGACGCCGGTGGGCGCGGCCTTGCGGACGGAAAGACGGGTCACGCGCGCCGCGGTGGGAATCTCCGAACCGAAGAGGGCGCGAAAGCGCGAGAGCGCCGCGGCGTTCCCTTCCACATGGATTACGACGCTCCCCGGGGTGTTCTCCACCCACCCGGTGAGCCCGCACCGCGAAGCCAGACGGTGGACGAACGGCCGGAACCCCACCCCCTGCACCACGCCGCGGGCGGTGATCTCGATCGCCACGATGCCCACGCTGCTGCCCGTTATGGGCGGGGGGAGGCCGCGAACGCCGCGATCTCCGACCGCACCTTTTCGACGATCTCCCCGAACCGCGCCGCGAGCGGCTCCGACAGCTCGAGGCTGTACGTTTCGATGTCGGCGGGGACCACGCCGAGGAGGATCATCTCCGGCAGGGTCTCCCTCAGGCGCATCATCCCGAGCGTGTCCGCCAGGTTCAGGTCGTGGAGGGACCAGGCGGCCGCGCCGCTCGCGGCCACTTCGTTAGGGGTCATCCGCACGACCGTCCCCGGGGGGAACGGAGCGTCGACGGCGTCGACGAGGACGACGCGCTCCTCCCCCTCGACCAGGTTGAGGAGGGCGGCGCCGGCAACGCCGCCGTCCACGAATTCAACGCCCGGCGTTTCTCCCCGGGAGGAGAGCTCCCGCACGACGTGGATTCCGATCCCCTCGTCGCAAAGCAGGATGTTCCCCACGCCGATTACCCGCATATTCCTCCCCCGGTTATGCAGCTGCGTCTCCGGGACTCCCTCTTTCGCTGCGCCGCCTCGGAGAGGCGGCTCCGTTCATGGCCGTGCGGTGACCTGCACGGCTGTGCCCCCCGTTCTTCCTGCTGCGGGGGTACCCCAGGGAGTGTAGACATTATGGAGTGACCGGCCCCATCGCATATAACGTGGGTTAGCCTGGCGGAGCCCGGCCAGAGCCA
This window contains:
- a CDS encoding hydrogenase maturation protease → MRVIGVGNILLCDEGIGIHVVRELSSRGETPGVEFVDGGVAGAALLNLVEGEERVVLVDAVDAPFPPGTVVRMTPNEVAASGAAAWSLHDLNLADTLGMMRLRETLPEMILLGVVPADIETYSLELSEPLAARFGEIVEKVRSEIAAFAASPRP
- the hypF gene encoding carbamoyltransferase HypF — encoded protein: MGIVAIEITARGVVQGVGFRPFVHRLASRCGLTGWVENTPGSVVIHVEGNAAALSRFRALFGSEIPTAARVTRLSVRKAAPTGVPGFTIRASRRDGIALSTIPPDIATCPGCLRELADPADRRHRYPFTNCTNCGPRFTIVTSLPYDRERTSMAAFPMCAACRKEYGDPLDRRFHAEPNACPACGPRLSVRDGDGAPVDTDDPIGEVTRAILAGSIAAIRGLGGFQLAVDATNDDAVRALRQRKRREEKPFAVMFRDVGSVRAAASIKAADEAILRSPRAPVLLAPSRGRSPLAPSVSAGLPTTGIFLPYTPLHRMLLDRADRPLVMTSGNATDEPIAIGNDEAMSRLRGIADLFLLHDREVVQRSDDSVVRRVGRGIYPIRRARGFVPAPVTLPRSFPDVVGLGGELKSTFCFIKRDAAYLSQHIGDLEQAPVRDFYEETYRFFLQFLDARPRAACHDLHPAYFTTAFADRAGAGRLFALQHHKAHIYSALAENGFAGKAVGVAFDGTGYGEDGAIWGGEFFAIDGMEVRRAGHLGYFPLPGGDAAVREPWRTALSLLRMTLGAAEAEPAARELFPGIPRDSVRLVLEALEKKINVVPTSSAGRLFDAVSAICGLCVRASYEGQAPMLLEGAAARAAAGTYPFTLTEEGGQLTVNWSEMILGTVADARRHLPAGKISRRFHDTLAAAIVAAVSRLAEGAGARHVVLSGGVFQNVTLLSRVLSGLRKRKLSPLIHRQVPANDGGISLGQAFYAAEQVAGG